The DNA window AATTGTGAcggttgcttgtttttttttttgtattttcgaggcacagacatctgagggcatggccgtccaaacagaaaatgtagccattggtgccatctatcgaccacaggttaaagattggcgatccgttggataccgaccgagttataggcaaaatttggtgcaaaaatgaggaaaattttacattttctcaaacagggtaaggaatttggttcctcgaataacttctggcacagacatctgagggcatggccgtccaagaagaaaatgtagccattggtgccatctatcgaccacaggttaaagattggcgatccgttggataccgaccgagttataggcaaaatttggtgcaaaaatgaggaaaattttccattttctcaaacagggtaaggaatttggttcctccaataacttctggcacagacatctgagggcatggccgtccaagaagaaaatgtagctattggtgccatctatcgaccacaggttaaagattggcgatccgttggataccgaccgagttataggcaaaatttggtgcaaaaatgaggaaaattttccattttctcaaacagggtaaggaatttggttcctcgaataacttctggcacagacatctgagggcatggccgtccaagaagaaaatgtagctattggtgccatctatcgaccacaggttaaagattggcgattcgttggataccgaccgagttataggcaaaacttggtgcaaaaatgagaaaaattttcattttttttttaattttttgattttttttattattttccactcttttttttatttcaagcattattagagtgaaaagaaactcatagCAACCCattggtattaaaataaaacaatttatttttttttgcaaaatttcccaaaaaaatcgtaaggggtaccccttatgaaattttcgagtgaaaaatttttttgaaatttttttctgattttttattctttttttaatttaaagcactatttaagtgaaaagaaacttattgcaacaaattcccatcaaaatatatcacatttaaaattttcgctaaattgctcaaaaatgagaaaaaatttacattttctcaaacagggtaagggacttggttcctcgaataacttctggcacagacatctgcgggcatggccgtccaagaagaaaatgtagccaatggtgccatctatcgaccacaggttaaagtttggcgatccgttggataccgaccgagttataggcaaaagagggtgcaaaaatgagaaaaattttacattttctcaaacagggtaaggaacatgctTCCTCGATtaataaattacttttcacTACGCGTAAACCCCCTTacaatgtatttttaattataaaataaatcactttttgcAATCCGTAGCACATTCtattgtatattttattgtatatCTAGTATTCGAGAATGAACCTGCGGATCCGTTCGCTTGACCGTTACAAGCATTTTGaacgaaaatataaaaaagtatgcaaccctAATTGTGATGGTGGCCACTTTGCATagcctccgaaccaccctgcacgaaaaattaacatgcagatgagtgaccgtacGAGGGGGTCCCCttaaaatgtggaaaaaattTCTTCTACCGCCCTATATTACCAACaaatataaatgtttaaatatgtaatacataaaaaaatgtaaaggtaataatacattttacatttccttttaAACAATCTAACTAAACAAtatgatgaagaaaatgattaccaaaaaaaaatgtattattaaCCCATTAGACTTTTGTCCTTACAAATGCCCATGGTGCAATGCGTCGCGACAGCAAACGCAAGTGATGTCTGGAACATCGCGGATGCTGCCGCATAAAAtccgcaaaaaagaaaacacgcaAGTGTTCAAACGACGGATTACTCGATGGAAGGGTTGAAGCGTGTACTGCTTAGCGGCTtgcaaagagaaagagagagagagcaaacgCCCATAATAATGCCCTTTTGTTTGTGATGTACTCTCTCATTCATGACTCGCACTGATCGTTCTCCACTAAGCTGGATGCTTTGTTTAAGTAAGTTTTTATTCTCGCGGGTGGTTGATCTCCTTCGACGCAATTCCTTATTCGAAAGGGTTGGAAGTATGTTTTGCTATgaagtttgttagaaaaagttaatacaatacaaaaactcatttattaaaaaaggcAATATGATATGTATTAtcacgatggaggcgcctagtacccgatgtaataaaatgattatatggaaaaaaagtttataatattagagtttatattttatatacttTCATTACACATTCTATATTATAAGTATAATCGACACAACTCATATTagcatcaatttaaaacattgttattAAACATACTTTTGgtgtaaattcatttttattttattttaatattattttatttattattataactTTTACCGTATTAACAAAatgttcttcttttaaaaaatctaaattaaaaaaaatagttttgcttCTAACGTTTTAAAACGGCGAATGGCAAACATGCGGATGGAGCGTTGCGTCAGCCACGCAAGTGTTGTCTGAAGCTTCGTACATGCTGCCTCATAAAATATGCTAGTAAAAACGCAAGTGTTCGAAGGAGAGACTGcgtttcatacattttttttctctagtgACCGGGTTGACTGAATCATGCATGCATACAACAGACACATCGACAGTGAAAAGAGAGACGCGTCAATGGCATTGGAATGCACAATCAGAGACGATTCTCGCTGGACGCTCTCACTCATTACACAGTGATTATGATTATACAGTGATTTTGCGAGATTCcctcaaacaaaaatttattacGTTACTTACCTGGAAACTTTGGtttggcggtttttttttctttcgccctTTCGGATCGGTGATCATCTTGGTTCGGATTTTATGACAATTATCTGAAATTATTTGAGCATTGAAATGCGTTTGAGTGGAGATGCATTTGCTAGTCGAACGTGATTTTGAAGGTGGTTGTCGAAGGTAGATGAATCATATTCCAGACACAATGACTCACTCTGTAGACCTATACTGCCCTTTGTGTTCGACTTTATCTCCATGTATGATGTTCAAATAATGTACATAATATTCTAAATAGTCGTAGAAATGTGCTAAAATCTAAATATTATTCGAATAATATACCCATTCCGTTCATTAATGAACTTTATGTAATGCGGGTTGTATACACAAAGGCGCATAACGATTTCTGCTATAATTGGGTTACATACTATAATACTGTTACCTATCCAATGGCCAAGACGCACATTGAAGGATTGTTTTATGTAGTAAAGAGTATATAAATCGTCCAATCTTTAATTTCGGCTCAATTCATCACAAATATTAATGctaaacaaattataattattaactATTTATAAAAGAAATGACCTTCTTTTGTTGATTCGACCACTGTTTGATGTTAGTTGTCATTGTTGGTGGAACTGTCAGCTGAAACAGATGacggtttttattgtttattttcctcccGGCAATTACGCTTAAAGTACCAGTCGGTGGTGGTATTAAAATTCAAAGATCTATCCAACGATTGCCTTTTATTGTGTGTAGAAGCTGTTGTAAAAAGCCAGAAAAGATACACcagaaaagggaaacaatCGTAGACGTTGGaaaattttagttttcatTGCACACGTAACTGCTTCAAAGTATTACCTAGGAGTGTATGTCAACAGATCGTTTGTACAATAAAAAGATTAACCTGCAAAAAAGGTTTATTATTTAAGAATAatcttgtaaaacaaaactcccgGCTCTATTCTACCACAGCCATGTCACATGTTGTTATTGGTAAGTTGGAATATGAGTAGTCCATGGCGCTTAAATTGCGTGCTTTCAAACGAATAGAACAAGAAAGGATAAAACTCGTTCAACGTTCGTCAACTATTGAGTAACGTTGCGTAATCTGACATTTTCTTAACATGATCTTCTATCTTTTATGCAGTGCTACCATACTTACGATCACGATCGAAGCAATTTCCCCTTTATCTGTGAATCGTACTGAACTGAATTGTACCTTTCCCTTTCCAGGTGGTGGTACCGGTTTCATTGGTCGCCGGTTGGTAAAAACGTTGCTAGCGGAAGGATACGAAGTGACGACGATTTCGCGCATGCCTGGTCCCAAACATATCAGCTGGCATGAGCTCGAAAAACAAGGCTTACCGAACGGAACGACGGCCGTAGTGAATCTAGCTGGTCAGAATGTGCTTGATCCGACCCGCCGTTGGACGCCGGGTTTTAAGCAGAACGTATGGAACTCACGCATCAACACGACCGCTGCCTGTGCCCGTGCGATCGAACGGGCAACCGTTAAACCGTCCGTGTTTGTCAACATCTCCGGCGTTAGCCATTACACACCGGGTAACCAGAAGCACACCGAACTGTCGAAGGTGTCAGACTACGATTTCATGTCAAGGCTTTGCATTGAATGGGAAAGGGCAGCTTCACTATCGGACAATTCAATCTGCCGTACCGTGCGTGTCCGAAGCGGTGTCGTGCTTGGGCGGGAAGGTGGAATGATCCAGTCGCTAATATTACCGTTTTGGTTCGGATTCGGTGGCCCTGTCGGTGATGGGCGTCATGATTTGCCCTGGATACATGCGGATGATCTATGCGGATTGATACGGTTCGCCATCGAACGGCCCGAAGTGAACGGCGTACTGAATGGTGTCGCACCGGAACTTTCTACAAACGGCGACTTTACAAAAGCCTTCGCTTCTGCCCTGGTACGTCCCGCCATTTTTCCAATGCCCATATTCGCGCTGAATCTCATCTTTGCCGAAGAGCGCGCCGTTCTGCTGACGAACGGTGCGAAGGTCGTACCGCAACGGGTGCTCGAGTACGGGTTCCAGTATCGGTATCCGGATCTACAATCAGCCTGCAAGGAAGTGGCCCACCTGTTCTAATACTAGTGTCAGCGTTTTATAGATTTTATCGTTAACGTCATCCAATCTGCCCTTTATTTATTAGCCGTATCACCTGTGTACGAATTGCACGTTCACGAATTTAAATGggtgaaaatcaattttttttattctgagTCTGTATATTAACGCCTCTTGCATCATGGCGTAATAAACTCAATCAGAATACCATCAATACCATTCGTTCATATATTACTATTGGAACTATTAATTTGTTCCGGAAAATATCAAGCTGTTCGATGTTTAAAGAAACCTTTTTGAATAAGGAAAGTAGACAATCCTTCACAACTAAAATAACGAAAGCGATTTGTCGCtgactatgttttttttgtaaacataatttttcgttatttagttcattaaaatgttattGCGATAATGTATCTTTATGCTTACAAATGCATTTACTAACGAGAGAAGCAAATGATCTTTTCTTATTAGTTCGGCACCGCAAGGATTATGTTCATTTACTGCACATTACAGATGAGAAGAGAGttttcagagagttgaaacagagtgaaagagtggttataaagatttgaatcttttactcactctcgTTTGagtgtcataaaaatattcctcaaAACTAATCCTTTAATTACTCTCCTTGtagtttttactcactcactctctctctgccgactaatgactcactcctcGGGGTTTTTACTCGCTCACTCTCTGTAccgactcactcttttgcgtttcaactcacgcaataagagtgagtaagtgttttgttattctttttgggatttaaatcactctactgtgagtgagtgagtcgTTAGTCGGCAcggagagtgagtgagtaaaaacgtcaaggagtgagtcattagacGACacaaagagtgagtgagtaaaaacgtcaaggagtgagtcattagacgacagagagagtgagtgagtaaaaccGTAAAGGAGTAAGTAAAAGAGTCGTAAAAACTCCTTATgctgagttgaaaccataaacTCCTATGCACGAttcaactcactcactcactcttactcagtgtgcacatctctaCTGCACATGATTACACCTTGAAGCATGTCTTGTTGTAATTAAGACACctttacaaaaatacaaaaagcttttttgtttttcttccagtGTTGTACGAAAATCTACAATCAAATAGTTTTTGAATCATAACCAAAAGAGACCggaattaaattgattttgatttattcaGCTGTAACAGCCTATTCTGGAAAGTGTTTcgtgacaaaaacaaaaaaaaatacaattggaACTGCGCCACATTTCTCCCCCACGTTCTACCCGGTAGCAATCTGCAACGCTAGAATGCCCTTCTCTGTAAGCAACATCAATATTTCATCCTCGCAGCTAATACCCAACACTTCGCCAGAATCCTTGAGGCTAACGAACTGATGCTGTCCAATCGCTACCTGCATTCCGTTACGATTGCGCAAACCGGCACCGCTCGCACCGAGACTACTTCTGTAGAGGTAAATGCCACGGTGCGACTCACTGATCACTGCGTATCCCATGCTGGGTGGACATGCAAGATATTTCTGCTGGCGTTTCGATGCTTGTACGTAGCCGAATGCATGCAGCGTACCTTCGTGCTGGAACCGACAGTCCTCTGTTCCAAAGGCGACCGGTTGTAACTGCCACAGACAGGCATCGACATCGTGCCGTAAGGCGAAGGTCGCTGGAAGTCCGGGCCGTAAATTTACGGTGAAAAGTGGTGGACCACTGCCAAGCGAAACGGTGTGCGTTACCGTGTGGTTGATGCAGGAAAGCCGCTCGAGTGTGTAATAAGTTTCCTGTTCACCTTCAAAATCACACGATTCGAGTGGTGCGCTTAAATTCGTGGCGGGTGGTAAATCGGACAGCTCTGTACGATCATCTGTAGCTTCGGGTAAAGTTTCATCCGGTCCTCCGGACACTATAAACGGCCATCCAACACCGGTTATTTGTTTCTGGAGTGTAATTTCCAGCGTCTTTCGATCCATCGCCCAAGTTGTACGCTCATGGTCCACCTTTGAGCACAATTGCGTTCCGTCTATCACAAGCACACCGTTAGCAAACACCTTCAGGCAGGGTTCGTTTGTGGGTGAGGATGGTTCGGTCAATACGCGATACTGAACATCAGGATGTTTATCGAACGTAATGTTCACTTCTTCCAACGTTTGCGTCCACCGAAAGGGAAACTGTTCCCAGACGGGCTTTTCTTCTCCCTCCGTGGGCAACGTTTGCGGTTCCGGCACAATGACGGGATGTTCCGAGTCGTGTGTGAAACGAAATGGTTCATCGCACGCCACCAGCAGCGCGGTTGCATGGTAATCCAATGCACAGTATCTCGGATAACCGTCACTTTGTAGCGTTCGTGAAACACTAACAGTCCACACCGGTGATGCGGACTGTTCCAGCGTGAACCAATGTAGAAGCGATTTGGATTTACCAACGGGTTGATGGTCGATCTGAAGCATTACCAAGTGTAGCGTACGCTTGCCATCGCGTACGAGAAATCGCCCATCAAgcaaaacaccaccaccagggAGTACACCTTCAGTGAGATTAATCTCAGACGGTTTAAACGTGCTCTGTAACTTCCACTCGCGGCCAGTTGTTCTGTCACCTGTTTCCAGTACACGTACGGTACCGCATCCATCCGATAGAAGGCACAGCTGCTCGGAAGGAAACACCAACGAACAGTTATATCGGTGAATGGCGATTGCATCATCTTCGCTCTCATCAGACGTCGGCAACGGTAGCTTAAACATCGCCACAAGTGGACGCATCCGTCCAAGGCTAGTGTCGTAAGATACGCGCTGTACCATACCGGTCACATCGATGTAGTAACACTGCCCATTTGCCCATGGATCCCGCACAAGGTGATTCTGCATTCCGAAAAGCCGTGCATGGTAGTATGAATATTGCTGCTCGGTTGGTTTCACACGATGCGGCCGATTGGTGGAGGTGAAATCCGTCGTGAGAACCGGTACCGGCTCGAGTGACAGTATGTAC is part of the Anopheles funestus chromosome X, idAnoFuneDA-416_04, whole genome shotgun sequence genome and encodes:
- the LOC125772041 gene encoding epimerase family protein SDR39U1, with the protein product MSHVVIGGGTGFIGRRLVKTLLAEGYEVTTISRMPGPKHISWHELEKQGLPNGTTAVVNLAGQNVLDPTRRWTPGFKQNVWNSRINTTAACARAIERATVKPSVFVNISGVSHYTPGNQKHTELSKVSDYDFMSRLCIEWERAASLSDNSICRTVRVRSGVVLGREGGMIQSLILPFWFGFGGPVGDGRHDLPWIHADDLCGLIRFAIERPEVNGVLNGVAPELSTNGDFTKAFASALVRPAIFPMPIFALNLIFAEERAVLLTNGAKVVPQRVLEYGFQYRYPDLQSACKEVAHLF
- the LOC125772035 gene encoding nudC domain-containing protein 1, with protein sequence MPHIELVPDRKLLKTNFDGYILSLEPVPVLTTDFTSTNRPHRVKPTEQQYSYYHARLFGMQNHLVRDPWANGQCYYIDVTGMVQRVSYDTSLGRMRPLVAMFKLPLPTSDESEDDAIAIHRYNCSLVFPSEQLCLLSDGCGTVRVLETGDRTTGREWKLQSTFKPSEINLTEGVLPGGGVLLDGRFLVRDGKRTLHLVMLQIDHQPVGKSKSLLHWFTLEQSASPVWTVSVSRTLQSDGYPRYCALDYHATALLVACDEPFRFTHDSEHPVIVPEPQTLPTEGEEKPVWEQFPFRWTQTLEEVNITFDKHPDVQYRVLTEPSSPTNEPCLKVFANGVLVIDGTQLCSKVDHERTTWAMDRKTLEITLQKQITGVGWPFIVSGGPDETLPEATDDRTELSDLPPATNLSAPLESCDFEGEQETYYTLERLSCINHTVTHTVSLGSGPPLFTVNLRPGLPATFALRHDVDACLWQLQPVAFGTEDCRFQHEGTLHAFGYVQASKRQQKYLACPPSMGYAVISESHRGIYLYRSSLGASGAGLRNRNGMQVAIGQHQFVSLKDSGEVLGISCEDEILMLLTEKGILALQIATG